A window of Pseudodesulfovibrio hydrargyri contains these coding sequences:
- a CDS encoding DNA-methyltransferase, with protein MIDLRKQDHLGVTSSSKDGDIHNKDAFLFLGNCPAHRYEAIITDPPYEIGIAGKDWDCKKLRIDVLAYQFHRVLKPGGNVFVFCSDFQFGDWYRELSRYFTRLRKYAWCKPDSRGTNKGMFQESFELGLHVCSENAYFDMEDRYKNYVVAGKTSGNERMMPDPDEEWSTKKGEKTLHPTQKKLSVIETLVTALSKKGDTILDPFAGTGTLGVAAKNLGRKFEMVEYGFRNHIAAWDRILGEE; from the coding sequence ATGATAGATTTACGGAAACAAGACCATCTTGGGGTAACCTCTTCGTCTAAGGACGGCGACATTCACAACAAGGACGCGTTCCTTTTTTTGGGGAATTGTCCTGCCCACAGGTACGAGGCCATAATCACCGACCCACCTTACGAGATCGGTATTGCCGGCAAGGATTGGGATTGCAAAAAGCTACGGATCGACGTTCTGGCCTATCAATTCCATCGCGTTCTGAAACCTGGCGGCAATGTCTTTGTGTTCTGCTCGGATTTCCAATTCGGCGATTGGTATCGTGAGCTTTCCCGCTATTTTACCAGGTTGCGCAAGTATGCTTGGTGCAAACCGGATTCGCGAGGCACCAACAAGGGGATGTTCCAGGAAAGCTTCGAACTTGGGCTACATGTGTGCTCAGAAAATGCATACTTCGACATGGAAGACCGCTATAAAAATTATGTGGTCGCTGGAAAAACATCAGGGAATGAACGGATGATGCCTGACCCAGACGAGGAATGGTCAACCAAGAAGGGCGAAAAAACCCTTCACCCAACTCAAAAAAAATTGTCGGTAATTGAGACTCTGGTTACCGCATTGAGCAAAAAGGGCGACACCATTCTTGATCCCTTTGCCGGCACCGGAACGCTTGGGGTCGCAGCCAAAAATTTGGGCAGAAAATTCGAGATGGTCGAGTACGGCTTCCGAAACCACATTGCGGCATGGGACAGGATTCTAGGGGAAGAGTGA
- a CDS encoding TOBE domain-containing protein, whose amino-acid sequence MTGFNRSDDGRILSIAEGEECLSHSQLNRLEDSFREWAEKPKRDDVRLSRLSVLLIFLLVRYTGAKLSEVLSINIHTDLDWARHLVIFRSNGNENAEPREVHISQSLADEIRGKIDTLKSHKESERLLDLDPGFVRRKFYERALECGFPKRLGGPEAIRKARGVELMQSNIPLPAVQMMLGHSTPNLTSSYVAFSKDEIQAVAQRFLEKESGRKTSARNSFFGKVSEILRGDIQTRVVMETLEGNSIITVITNDSLERLGLSLGRLITAEVKAPLVILHGGEASPKCSTENRLRGVVTRITNGEVNTEFIVKISETTEICALVTSSPSSPFELNVGDCAWALFNCSAVVLHVD is encoded by the coding sequence ATGACAGGTTTCAACCGAAGTGATGATGGACGGATTCTCTCTATTGCGGAAGGCGAGGAGTGCCTGAGTCACTCCCAACTTAATCGATTAGAGGATTCTTTCCGGGAATGGGCTGAAAAACCAAAACGCGACGATGTTCGTTTGTCCAGACTAAGCGTTTTGCTCATTTTCCTTTTGGTCAGGTATACGGGCGCAAAGTTGAGCGAAGTATTATCGATCAACATACATACCGATCTCGATTGGGCTCGCCATCTGGTGATTTTTCGTTCGAATGGGAATGAGAATGCGGAACCGAGGGAAGTTCATATTTCACAATCTCTTGCCGACGAGATCAGGGGGAAGATCGACACCTTGAAATCTCACAAGGAGTCGGAAAGACTGCTTGATTTGGACCCTGGTTTTGTTCGGCGCAAATTTTATGAACGGGCTTTGGAATGTGGGTTTCCAAAGCGGCTGGGCGGTCCGGAAGCCATCCGCAAGGCGAGAGGCGTGGAGTTGATGCAAAGCAACATCCCCTTGCCCGCTGTGCAGATGATGCTGGGGCACTCCACCCCCAATCTCACCTCGTCCTATGTCGCGTTCTCCAAGGATGAAATTCAAGCTGTTGCTCAGCGTTTTCTGGAAAAGGAATCCGGCCGCAAAACAAGCGCACGAAATAGTTTTTTTGGAAAAGTGTCAGAAATATTGAGGGGCGACATACAAACACGCGTCGTTATGGAAACCCTAGAAGGAAACTCCATCATCACCGTAATCACGAATGACAGTTTGGAGCGGCTTGGCTTGAGCTTAGGCAGATTGATCACAGCCGAGGTAAAGGCTCCGTTGGTAATCTTGCATGGCGGTGAAGCATCTCCGAAATGCAGCACGGAAAACAGACTCAGGGGAGTGGTGACCAGAATAACCAATGGAGAGGTCAACACGGAATTTATCGTCAAGATTTCTGAAACAACTGAAATATGCGCCCTTGTCACTTCCTCCCCAAGCTCACCCTTTGAATTAAATGTTGGAGACTGTGCATGGGCATTGTTTAATTGTTCCGCCGTGGTGCTTCACGTTGACTGA
- a CDS encoding sulfite exporter TauE/SafE family protein has protein sequence MYFQTADIEVALWIPPFVAFVISFFTSMGGVSGAFLLLPFQMSFIGYTNPSVSATNQVFNVVAIPSGVYRYWREERMVWPLTWIVVFGTLPGVFIGAMVRVLYLPDPKHFKLFAACVLFYIGFKMVRDVLGNSNGGNKKKSEARFREMVKRNTSPGGAAASPATTVTCFNLKRLGFTFYGDAYNVSFWGILLLSFIVGIVGGIYGIGGGSIIAPFFITFFELPVYVVAGAALMGTFVTSVAGVVFYQAIAPFYPNLSVAPDWLLGILFGVGGMAGMYLGARCQKFVSAKAIKWMLAGVMVFTAIKYILNFFEY, from the coding sequence ATGTATTTCCAAACTGCTGATATCGAAGTCGCGCTCTGGATTCCACCTTTTGTGGCGTTCGTCATTTCTTTTTTCACCTCAATGGGCGGCGTTTCCGGTGCCTTTCTGCTCTTGCCGTTTCAGATGTCCTTCATCGGGTATACGAATCCATCGGTCAGCGCCACCAACCAGGTGTTCAATGTCGTTGCCATCCCAAGCGGAGTATATCGTTACTGGCGCGAGGAACGAATGGTGTGGCCGCTGACGTGGATTGTTGTCTTCGGCACGCTGCCAGGCGTCTTTATCGGCGCCATGGTAAGGGTGCTCTATTTGCCGGATCCGAAACATTTCAAACTGTTTGCCGCCTGTGTGCTCTTTTATATCGGGTTTAAAATGGTGAGGGACGTGCTGGGGAACTCAAATGGTGGGAACAAGAAAAAAAGCGAAGCACGCTTTCGGGAAATGGTCAAACGTAATACCAGTCCTGGGGGGGCGGCAGCCTCGCCCGCCACGACAGTCACTTGTTTCAATCTAAAGCGACTGGGGTTCACGTTCTACGGAGATGCCTATAATGTTTCATTCTGGGGAATTTTGCTTCTCAGTTTCATTGTCGGCATAGTAGGGGGAATCTACGGGATAGGGGGAGGATCAATAATTGCCCCGTTTTTTATAACTTTTTTCGAACTTCCCGTCTATGTCGTCGCAGGGGCCGCACTGATGGGTACTTTTGTCACATCAGTGGCTGGCGTCGTTTTTTATCAGGCCATCGCCCCATTCTATCCGAATCTTTCCGTGGCCCCCGACTGGCTGTTGGGAATTCTTTTCGGAGTAGGTGGAATGGCGGGAATGTATCTTGGGGCTCGATGTCAAAAGTTTGTGTCAGCCAAGGCCATCAAGTGGATGCTGGCGGGTGTCATGGTGTTTACTGCAATCAAATACATCCTTAATTTCTTTGAATATTGA
- a CDS encoding DsrE family protein has translation MQVLIILSSNDPEVKWNAVRFGNFLLNEGEDVTLFLNAGAVDLYAGDSEAFPIAEQAKMFALSEGVLVAUGKCLSIHGVDESEYVKLSSMKFLYAEMIKADRILNY, from the coding sequence ATGCAGGTCTTGATCATTCTTTCCAGCAACGACCCGGAAGTGAAATGGAACGCTGTCCGTTTCGGTAACTTCCTGTTGAACGAGGGCGAGGACGTCACGTTGTTCCTGAACGCCGGTGCCGTTGATTTGTATGCGGGCGATTCGGAAGCATTCCCGATCGCCGAACAGGCGAAGATGTTCGCCCTGAGCGAGGGCGTGCTGGTAGCCTGAGGGAAGTGCCTGAGCATCCACGGGGTGGATGAAAGCGAATACGTCAAGTTGTCCAGCATGAAATTCCTGTATGCGGAAATGATCAAGGCGGACAGGATTCTCAACTACTAG
- a CDS encoding ArsR/SmtB family transcription factor yields MVNYEKQARIFKVLSVDTRIRMLELLKGGPLCVNALSKRLGITPSAVSQNLRILRDADLVVADKQGYFVHYGINRQTMTELRSLANGVFSMPNLL; encoded by the coding sequence ATGGTCAATTATGAGAAACAAGCCAGAATATTCAAAGTCCTCTCGGTCGACACCCGCATCCGGATGCTGGAGTTGCTGAAAGGCGGGCCTTTGTGCGTGAACGCCTTGTCAAAAAGGTTGGGCATCACTCCGTCGGCTGTGTCCCAGAACCTGCGCATCCTGAGGGATGCGGACCTCGTGGTCGCGGACAAGCAGGGCTATTTCGTGCATTACGGGATTAACCGGCAGACCATGACGGAATTGCGGTCCCTCGCGAACGGGGTGTTCAGCATGCCAAATTTGTTGTGA
- a CDS encoding sulfite exporter TauE/SafE family protein — MTVPVVLLASIFLISLLLTMVGLGGGLVFSPLFVLLGMAKAQAAAASLFLNLTAAGSAAYAYSRKGMVDFSLSIPLILFSAAAAPLGAYLNTRIETKPFLMIMAVILFLAAIRMLFSPKGDNRTVERAKATKIIGGATIGAVTGLMAGLLGVGGGVFIVPLLIFALKTPTKTAAASSTFIVCFSSLTGFMGYASMGEVDWYFLLPAAVVAFIAGQAGARLMNARLTGRTVRLLFSLLLFGLCAKLLHQWFSGV, encoded by the coding sequence ATGACTGTTCCCGTTGTCCTGCTTGCGAGCATATTTCTCATCTCACTCCTACTGACCATGGTCGGCCTCGGCGGCGGGCTTGTCTTCTCGCCGCTGTTCGTGCTCCTGGGTATGGCGAAAGCCCAGGCGGCTGCGGCATCCTTGTTCCTGAACCTCACGGCGGCGGGGTCGGCGGCGTACGCCTATTCGCGAAAGGGGATGGTCGATTTCTCCCTTTCGATCCCGCTGATCCTATTTTCCGCAGCGGCCGCGCCGCTCGGCGCTTACCTGAACACCCGAATCGAGACGAAACCGTTCCTGATGATCATGGCCGTCATTCTCTTTCTGGCGGCGATACGCATGCTATTTTCACCCAAAGGCGACAACCGAACGGTTGAACGGGCAAAAGCAACAAAAATCATCGGCGGGGCGACCATCGGCGCGGTCACCGGCTTGATGGCCGGGCTGCTTGGAGTCGGCGGCGGGGTTTTCATCGTTCCCCTGCTGATCTTCGCCCTGAAGACGCCGACCAAGACCGCTGCCGCTTCATCCACCTTCATCGTCTGCTTCTCCTCGCTCACCGGGTTCATGGGATACGCTTCCATGGGGGAGGTCGATTGGTATTTCCTTTTGCCTGCGGCGGTGGTCGCCTTTATCGCCGGTCAGGCCGGGGCGCGGCTCATGAATGCCCGGCTGACGGGCCGGACGGTCAGGCTGCTGTTTAGCCTGCTCCTGTTCGGGTTGTGCGCCAAACTGTTGCATCAGTGGTTTTCGGGGGTTTGA
- a CDS encoding ABC transporter ATP-binding protein has translation MKNEAVAVEDLSKRFDGVQAVDGVSFAVERGELFGFLGPNGAGKTTTINMLTGLARPDSGVIRLCGVDCTTTPRTAQHLIGVVPDESNLYPELTGFENLCFCASLYGIRKDERRARARALLRDFDLAKAADRKFGGYSKGMKRKLTIAAGIIHRPDILFLDEPTTGIDVASGRQIRQLVADLHHAGTTIFLTTHYIEEAERLCNRIAFIVAGRIVGIDSVEHLIQPLQGRHVLEITCQEALTETVREGLSQAFPPLVISPPEQHSIRVESDSPVHVGPLVRRIEEQGFTVTEARRVRLSLEDVFVQITGIESGTMHHEKEMKGGKK, from the coding sequence ATGAAGAATGAAGCAGTAGCGGTCGAAGACCTGAGCAAACGGTTCGATGGCGTGCAGGCCGTGGACGGCGTGTCGTTCGCCGTGGAGCGGGGGGAGTTGTTCGGATTCCTCGGGCCGAACGGGGCAGGAAAGACCACGACCATCAACATGCTGACCGGGTTGGCCCGCCCGGACTCGGGGGTAATTCGCCTGTGCGGCGTCGATTGCACCACAACCCCTAGGACCGCCCAGCACCTGATAGGGGTGGTCCCTGACGAAAGCAACCTCTACCCCGAGCTGACCGGATTCGAGAACCTGTGTTTCTGCGCATCGCTGTACGGCATCCGGAAGGACGAGCGCCGGGCGCGGGCAAGGGCGCTGCTGCGCGACTTCGACCTCGCCAAGGCGGCTGACCGAAAGTTCGGCGGGTACTCCAAGGGGATGAAGCGGAAGCTCACCATCGCGGCGGGCATCATCCACCGTCCGGACATCCTGTTCCTCGACGAACCCACCACGGGCATCGACGTGGCCAGCGGACGCCAGATACGCCAGCTCGTGGCCGACCTGCACCACGCCGGGACGACCATCTTCCTGACCACCCACTACATCGAGGAGGCCGAGCGGCTTTGCAACCGCATCGCCTTCATCGTTGCCGGGCGCATCGTAGGCATCGACTCGGTGGAACACCTGATTCAGCCCCTGCAAGGACGGCATGTCCTCGAAATCACCTGTCAGGAGGCCTTGACGGAAACGGTTCGTGAAGGATTGAGCCAGGCCTTCCCCCCGCTGGTCATCTCGCCCCCCGAGCAACATTCGATCCGTGTGGAATCGGACTCCCCCGTGCACGTGGGGCCGTTGGTGCGCCGAATCGAGGAACAGGGATTCACGGTCACGGAGGCGCGGCGGGTGCGCCTCTCTCTTGAAGATGTTTTCGTGCAGATAACGGGCATAGAATCCGGCACCATGCATCACGAGAAAGAGATGAAGGGGGGAAAGAAATGA
- a CDS encoding ABC transporter permease produces the protein MNKLIAFWNILAKDMRTYYLKPPNVSWGIIFPLAWTAMFFIRSGSGLESIPQLLPGVVAISILFGTTSMLAVTVTFEKKNRSFERLLLAPMSFELLMLAKTSGAIFFGVCNAFVPVIMALFLTDLAGIAWAQFIPAVILIAVASTFQGLFIAVAVSEVFEAQTFSNFFRFPMIFLCGLFFPIERLPALLQPVSYVLPLTYGADVLHGAVHGGHILPWYLDLPVLGLFCAALFWASLRNIRRRWIA, from the coding sequence ATGAACAAGCTGATCGCCTTCTGGAACATATTGGCAAAAGACATGCGAACCTACTATCTGAAACCGCCGAACGTGAGCTGGGGCATCATCTTCCCCCTGGCGTGGACGGCCATGTTCTTCATCCGCTCCGGGAGCGGGCTGGAAAGTATTCCGCAACTGCTTCCCGGCGTGGTGGCCATCTCCATTCTGTTCGGCACCACCTCCATGCTCGCGGTCACGGTGACCTTCGAGAAGAAAAACCGCTCCTTCGAACGGCTGTTGCTGGCCCCCATGTCCTTTGAGCTGCTCATGCTTGCCAAGACGAGCGGAGCGATCTTTTTCGGCGTGTGCAATGCCTTTGTACCCGTGATCATGGCTCTGTTCCTGACCGACCTCGCCGGGATCGCCTGGGCGCAGTTCATCCCCGCAGTGATCCTCATCGCGGTGGCCTCCACGTTCCAGGGACTGTTCATCGCAGTGGCCGTCAGCGAGGTGTTCGAGGCGCAGACCTTTTCCAACTTCTTCCGTTTCCCCATGATCTTCCTGTGCGGGCTCTTCTTTCCCATCGAGAGGCTGCCCGCCCTGCTCCAACCCGTGTCCTACGTCCTGCCCCTGACTTACGGGGCCGACGTCCTGCATGGTGCTGTCCATGGCGGCCACATCCTGCCATGGTACCTGGACTTGCCTGTACTCGGCCTGTTCTGTGCGGCGCTGTTCTGGGCGAGCCTTCGAAACATCAGGAGGCGGTGGATTGCCTGA
- a CDS encoding RNA polymerase sigma factor → MPDRSRSQLPDEALLEASGNGDRQAFGELVRRHQSWAWGVAYRFIGSRDEAEDIVQAAFIKLLVASGRYRRTARFKTFFHVIISRLCLDHAKREKPVQADDYPELADSSPGQEEALMTSQNAARVRRALDSLPPRPRMAVVLRYYEGLGYDEMAVVLETSRKGVERLLSRGREALREKLGSR, encoded by the coding sequence TTGCCTGATCGGTCCCGATCGCAACTTCCGGACGAAGCCCTGCTGGAAGCCTCGGGCAACGGGGACCGGCAGGCCTTCGGCGAACTCGTCCGACGGCACCAGTCCTGGGCCTGGGGCGTGGCCTATCGTTTCATTGGATCCAGGGACGAGGCCGAAGATATTGTTCAGGCCGCCTTCATCAAGTTGCTTGTCGCGTCGGGCCGCTATCGCCGTACCGCACGCTTCAAGACGTTCTTCCACGTCATCATATCCCGGCTCTGCCTGGATCATGCCAAAAGGGAGAAGCCCGTACAGGCGGACGACTATCCGGAATTGGCCGACTCGTCTCCCGGACAGGAGGAGGCGCTGATGACGAGCCAGAACGCGGCCCGCGTGCGCCGGGCATTGGACTCCCTTCCCCCCAGACCTCGCATGGCCGTCGTGCTTCGATACTACGAAGGGCTCGGTTATGATGAAATGGCCGTGGTTCTTGAAACGTCGCGGAAGGGTGTCGAGCGGCTGCTGTCCAGGGGACGCGAGGCGTTGCGGGAGAAACTGGGATCACGCTGA
- a CDS encoding anti-sigma factor family protein — translation MLCRNCHTRLSAYLDGELSGRELWDMKRHLDGCASCRAHLAELEALDAPLASPGTPEMPGDLEYRIMARASREYFDARDTSRFRAIARRWLGPTATASALAIGLLLGGLLGWNSHGGPISEQSTLRTENAVFASLSAAPGGSIEAAVLAGFDGGGRL, via the coding sequence ATGCTTTGCCGAAACTGCCATACACGTCTTTCTGCCTACCTGGACGGTGAACTGTCCGGGCGGGAGCTGTGGGACATGAAACGCCATCTCGACGGTTGCGCGTCCTGCCGCGCCCACCTTGCCGAGTTGGAGGCGTTGGACGCACCGCTTGCCTCTCCGGGCACCCCGGAGATGCCGGGCGACCTGGAATACCGGATCATGGCCCGGGCTTCACGAGAGTATTTCGATGCCCGTGACACGAGCCGCTTCCGGGCGATTGCCCGTAGGTGGCTGGGGCCGACCGCCACGGCATCCGCCTTGGCGATCGGTCTGCTTCTGGGAGGATTGCTCGGGTGGAACAGCCATGGCGGACCAATTTCGGAACAGTCCACCCTGCGGACGGAAAATGCGGTCTTCGCATCCCTGAGCGCGGCCCCCGGCGGATCGATCGAGGCCGCGGTGCTGGCCGGATTCGACGGCGGAGGGAGGTTGTAA
- a CDS encoding Spy/CpxP family protein refolding chaperone, producing the protein MHYLKRSLLALSVGLNIAFVLFWGMQYFQGQDPAPSGAPRRSGDQLLTARYEGVQVTPEQWKALEPNVLAFKTNTDRIRRETVQLRERVLELLAEPVADEEAIQAIQQRILSNQGGMKDEVLRLLLREKDVLRPDQFSVLIQAIQNYGGRGPGFGVMTGGKPERN; encoded by the coding sequence ATGCATTATCTGAAACGGTCGTTGCTGGCCTTGTCTGTGGGATTGAACATCGCCTTTGTCCTGTTCTGGGGCATGCAGTATTTTCAAGGACAAGATCCGGCGCCGTCAGGAGCGCCCCGCCGTTCGGGAGATCAACTTCTTACGGCGCGGTATGAAGGGGTCCAGGTGACTCCCGAACAATGGAAGGCGCTGGAGCCCAACGTGCTGGCCTTCAAGACCAACACCGATCGTATTCGCCGGGAAACGGTGCAGTTGCGAGAGCGGGTGCTGGAGTTGCTGGCCGAACCCGTTGCCGATGAAGAGGCGATCCAGGCTATCCAGCAAAGAATTCTTTCGAATCAGGGCGGCATGAAAGACGAAGTGCTTCGACTTCTGCTCCGTGAAAAGGACGTGTTGCGGCCGGATCAGTTCTCCGTGCTGATACAGGCGATTCAGAATTACGGAGGCCGTGGTCCCGGATTTGGTGTAATGACCGGCGGGAAACCGGAACGCAATTAA
- a CDS encoding ABC transporter ATP-binding protein: MSLIELNSISKKYLTGQVETEALKQVTVSIEKGKLVTFVGPSGSGKTTLLNIIGCMDKPSSGEVRVTDTRVDTLDKKAAANFRGKHLGFIFQSFNLIPVLSVYENIEYPLLMISRTPAGERRERVMAVLEAVGMADQKDKRPDQISGGQKQRVAVARALVTNPDVVLADEPTANLDHDTAHKIIDLMKKMRDTYGTTFVFSTHDPRIVEHADVVHGIEDGRLLNGNPLYQGGKDHA, from the coding sequence ATGTCGCTGATCGAGCTGAACAGCATTTCGAAAAAATACCTGACGGGTCAGGTCGAAACCGAAGCCTTGAAACAGGTTACCGTGTCCATCGAAAAAGGGAAACTCGTCACGTTCGTGGGACCTTCGGGAAGCGGCAAGACAACGCTGCTCAACATCATCGGTTGCATGGACAAGCCGTCTTCCGGGGAGGTCCGCGTGACCGACACCAGGGTGGACACCCTGGACAAGAAGGCGGCGGCGAATTTTCGCGGCAAGCATCTCGGTTTCATCTTCCAGTCGTTCAATCTCATCCCGGTCCTGAGCGTGTATGAGAATATCGAATACCCCTTGCTCATGATCTCCCGGACCCCCGCAGGCGAGCGGCGGGAACGCGTGATGGCCGTGCTGGAGGCCGTAGGCATGGCCGACCAGAAGGACAAGCGGCCGGACCAGATATCGGGCGGACAGAAACAGCGCGTGGCCGTGGCCCGGGCGCTGGTGACCAACCCGGACGTGGTGCTTGCCGATGAACCCACCGCGAACCTCGATCACGACACGGCCCACAAGATAATAGATTTGATGAAAAAGATGCGGGACACCTACGGGACCACCTTCGTCTTCTCCACCCACGACCCGCGCATCGTCGAACACGCCGACGTGGTGCACGGCATTGAGGACGGCAGGCTGCTGAACGGAAACCCGCTGTACCAGGGAGGAAAAGACCATGCGTAA
- a CDS encoding ABC transporter permease, producing the protein MRNIFKIALRNLTRYKRRTALTSLLIVIGVCMVVMFSGLAGSFKSMMIGIITDSSIGHLQIHRKGYFSSIDTMPLNLNMKGPAYQKISEMLEATPGVTAYAPRLKFGAVLSNYMESTNVRLSAVDPKRELAVCTALADRMKQGAPGPGEGLLEKGQVVVPEKVAKSLGMKPDDSVVLVATNKDGSVNGMEFQIAGIIEDLMGPGGKDAYMHIEDARSLLRTEPGEVTEIVVRVSDFNKLKPVAASLAATLGEVKNKKGQPAFELHTWDKLSPFSNIANMIDLMLVTVKIVMVAIVLISVLNVMLMSVFERVREIGTIAAMGTSPGTIMSLFVAEGVLLGVLGTALGLILGVGGLLAFKAAGVAFSFGRMDNLIVRPDINPGEMLFLSAIVLLASALAALQPAWKASRMEPVDALGHV; encoded by the coding sequence ATGCGTAACATATTCAAGATCGCCCTGCGCAACCTTACTCGCTACAAACGGCGTACCGCCCTCACCTCTCTGCTCATCGTCATCGGCGTGTGCATGGTGGTCATGTTCTCAGGCCTGGCCGGGTCGTTCAAGTCCATGATGATCGGCATCATCACAGATTCAAGCATCGGCCACCTGCAAATCCATCGAAAGGGGTACTTCTCGTCCATCGACACGATGCCCCTCAACCTGAACATGAAAGGGCCGGCATACCAAAAAATATCGGAAATGCTCGAAGCGACACCCGGTGTGACAGCCTATGCGCCCAGACTGAAATTCGGTGCGGTCCTCAGCAATTACATGGAAAGCACCAACGTCAGGCTTTCGGCTGTCGATCCGAAACGGGAGCTGGCTGTCTGCACGGCCTTGGCTGACAGGATGAAGCAGGGAGCCCCCGGTCCCGGCGAGGGACTGCTCGAAAAGGGCCAGGTCGTGGTTCCCGAAAAGGTGGCCAAGAGCCTGGGGATGAAGCCCGACGACTCCGTGGTGCTGGTTGCCACCAACAAGGACGGCTCCGTCAACGGCATGGAATTCCAGATTGCCGGAATCATCGAGGACCTCATGGGACCGGGCGGCAAGGACGCCTACATGCACATCGAAGACGCCCGCAGCCTCCTGCGCACCGAACCGGGCGAAGTCACGGAAATCGTGGTCAGGGTGTCCGATTTCAACAAGCTGAAGCCTGTCGCAGCGTCGCTCGCGGCAACGCTCGGGGAGGTCAAGAACAAGAAGGGCCAGCCCGCCTTCGAACTGCACACCTGGGACAAGCTGTCGCCGTTCTCCAACATCGCAAACATGATTGACCTGATGCTGGTCACGGTGAAGATCGTCATGGTCGCCATCGTTCTTATCAGCGTGCTCAACGTGATGCTGATGTCGGTCTTCGAGCGCGTACGGGAAATCGGAACCATTGCCGCCATGGGGACATCCCCCGGAACGATCATGTCGCTTTTCGTGGCCGAGGGCGTGCTCCTGGGCGTGCTGGGGACGGCGCTCGGCCTGATTCTGGGCGTGGGCGGTTTGTTGGCCTTCAAGGCGGCGGGAGTTGCCTTCTCCTTCGGACGGATGGACAACCTGATCGTGCGCCCGGACATCAATCCCGGCGAAATGCTCTTTTTGTCGGCCATCGTCCTGCTCGCCTCCGCCCTGGCGGCGCTGCAACCCGCGTGGAAGGCGAGCCGGATGGAACCCGTCGATGCGCTCGGGCACGTATAA
- a CDS encoding outer membrane lipoprotein-sorting protein, producing the protein MHYLKYVLSVAAVCLVLAGGWPASAMDAGEVLLAVDRNLAPVSYESYRKLINIEPDGSKREYVLYTIKKGQDMVASVFLEPSSDKGRGTLRLGDNMWLHIPSVAKPVRITSLQSVTGGIFNNADIMRLDYSAEYTPESLEESGDAYLLRLKAKTNEVAYDRLEMLVAKDRLVPTEIKCLAASGMLIKTLHFKKMTDFGGGFVRPAIVETDSPLHKGYLSVMIFARMKARDFSDEVFTLNYLPRIETLRQ; encoded by the coding sequence ATGCATTACTTGAAATACGTTCTGTCCGTTGCCGCCGTCTGTCTCGTCCTTGCCGGGGGCTGGCCGGCGTCAGCCATGGACGCCGGGGAAGTGCTCCTGGCCGTGGACCGCAACCTCGCCCCGGTCAGCTACGAATCCTACCGCAAGCTCATCAACATCGAGCCGGACGGGAGCAAAAGGGAATACGTCCTCTACACCATCAAGAAAGGCCAGGATATGGTGGCCTCCGTCTTCCTGGAGCCTTCCAGCGACAAGGGACGCGGGACCTTGCGCCTGGGCGACAACATGTGGCTCCACATTCCGAGCGTGGCCAAGCCGGTCAGGATAACCAGCCTCCAATCGGTAACGGGTGGCATCTTCAACAATGCCGATATCATGCGCCTAGACTACAGCGCCGAATATACGCCCGAATCCTTGGAGGAAAGCGGTGACGCCTATTTGCTTCGCCTGAAGGCGAAGACCAACGAGGTTGCCTACGACAGGCTGGAGATGCTGGTGGCCAAGGACCGGTTGGTTCCGACGGAGATCAAGTGTCTCGCGGCGTCCGGGATGCTGATCAAGACCCTGCATTTCAAGAAGATGACCGATTTCGGCGGCGGGTTCGTCCGCCCGGCCATTGTCGAGACGGACAGCCCGCTCCACAAGGGGTACCTCTCGGTGATGATCTTCGCCCGGATGAAGGCCAGGGATTTCTCGGATGAAGTCTTCACCCTCAACTACCTGCCGCGGATTGAAACCCTTCGTCAGTGA